The following coding sequences are from one Streptomyces sp. NBC_00654 window:
- a CDS encoding helix-turn-helix transcriptional regulator, with amino-acid sequence MSDPLRRDDALVDADTLPPPHIRRRLRIAANLTQEEVAEVIGVRRLAIVGWEAGHTQPHRSNRLKYAEFLRGLAKEHPAVAQGGSRED; translated from the coding sequence ATGTCGGATCCGCTGCGTCGAGACGATGCCCTAGTGGATGCTGACACGCTGCCTCCGCCGCACATTCGTCGGCGGCTGCGCATCGCCGCGAACCTTACCCAGGAGGAAGTCGCCGAGGTCATCGGCGTCAGGCGCCTCGCTATCGTCGGGTGGGAAGCCGGCCACACGCAGCCCCACCGCAGCAACCGCCTGAAGTATGCGGAGTTCCTCCGCGGCCTGGCCAAGGAGCACCCGGCCGTCGCCCAGGGAGGTTCGCGTGAGGACTGA
- a CDS encoding cell wall protein, whose protein sequence is MSSVAALAAALPAPRQPADGDAVGVLPGVRFSLVEGEEQDVLYTASRRSEPRAWLRSVVWLVAAGLHPDTGPSTIVVAEDLKGRMDYRRGIVVYDLKGTARRTGLSVASVKRHVAILRELGALVWLVYGSKRSLALPGEPYMATATIYGAVIPPVYDEAMGHRLSGSGYEGRVCGVTEAGRERAIAESAVRSEARCAGRRRTERSQRSQRSGSGVRRGAGAGRGRGMLPVDNRGVDNSCSGSREPHSPGSYHRSPDADVESGSKDTSQASRRTAASPSNQKKRSSGRPAWQVQRDVTIARQVRPLVGWTQRSGLRQLAFALRPLINEGLDVHTIAAELHAWHLSWHPARPAAYIIAQLRRRALRQAALDHATAPQANTAWVAWREQQHKAAAVLDELLGAAAAPRTDADRRLARQHGIYDPQLVIDAYEDDSDDAFDLYGITLVSRICGGLANRRHVRLGHDHDEHQ, encoded by the coding sequence ATGAGCAGCGTGGCGGCACTGGCCGCCGCGCTGCCCGCTCCGCGTCAGCCGGCCGACGGTGACGCGGTCGGTGTGCTGCCGGGTGTGCGGTTCAGCCTGGTGGAGGGGGAGGAGCAGGACGTCCTGTACACGGCGTCGCGGCGGTCCGAGCCGCGGGCGTGGCTGCGGTCGGTGGTGTGGCTGGTCGCTGCGGGGCTGCACCCGGACACCGGGCCGTCGACGATCGTGGTGGCCGAGGACCTGAAGGGCCGGATGGATTACCGGCGCGGGATCGTGGTCTACGACCTGAAGGGCACGGCCCGGCGGACCGGCCTGTCAGTGGCGTCGGTGAAGCGGCACGTGGCCATCCTTCGGGAGCTGGGTGCGCTGGTGTGGCTGGTGTACGGCTCAAAGCGCAGTCTGGCGCTGCCCGGTGAGCCGTACATGGCGACGGCGACGATCTACGGGGCGGTGATCCCCCCGGTCTATGACGAGGCGATGGGGCACCGGCTGTCCGGGTCCGGGTACGAGGGCCGGGTGTGCGGGGTGACCGAGGCCGGCCGCGAGCGCGCGATCGCCGAATCTGCTGTACGGAGCGAGGCCCGCTGTGCCGGTCGTCGCCGGACGGAGCGGTCGCAGCGGTCGCAGCGGTCCGGTTCGGGTGTCCGCCGCGGTGCCGGTGCCGGGCGGGGCCGGGGGATGCTGCCTGTGGATAACCGGGGTGTGGATAACTCCTGCTCAGGAAGCCGTGAGCCCCATTCTCCTGGTAGTTACCACCGATCACCTGATGCTGATGTTGAGAGTGGTAGTAAAGACACCTCGCAGGCGAGCCGTCGAACCGCAGCCTCCCCCTCGAACCAGAAAAAGCGCAGCAGCGGCCGTCCGGCGTGGCAGGTTCAGCGTGACGTCACGATCGCCCGGCAGGTGCGGCCGCTGGTGGGCTGGACGCAGCGGTCCGGTCTGCGGCAGTTGGCGTTCGCGCTGCGCCCGCTCATCAATGAGGGCCTGGACGTGCACACGATCGCCGCTGAGCTGCATGCCTGGCACCTGAGCTGGCATCCGGCCCGCCCGGCCGCGTACATCATCGCCCAGCTGCGTCGCCGGGCACTGCGGCAGGCAGCGCTCGATCACGCCACCGCCCCGCAGGCCAACACCGCGTGGGTGGCCTGGCGGGAGCAGCAGCACAAGGCGGCCGCAGTGCTCGACGAGCTGCTCGGAGCTGCTGCCGCCCCGCGTACGGATGCGGACCGGCGCCTGGCCCGGCAGCACGGCATCTACGACCCGCAGCTGGTCATCGACGCCTACGAGGACGACTCTGACGACGCCTTCGACCTCTACGGCATCACCCTCGTCTCCCGGATCTGCGGGGGACTCGCGAACCGACGCCATGTCCGGTTGGGGCATGACCATGACGAGCACCAGTAA
- a CDS encoding DNA-binding protein: MALDRRALLRGGVGLGAAAAIGMGSLAAADSSSAVPGLVRKARAASAYGSTPLEHLRRTRRLLIDSDNLLGPRQALRAVRDHIEVIKELRIDSSGADRRDMLELQTQYGELLAWLYQDLGDKSAASYWLDRAMQWSHTVGDADLTTYVMARKAQLAGDERDLTDVVDLAEAAQRVARPRSRLAAVARTYEAYGHALRGDAVESERAIDDVRNALDGLGSDPTPWGVWLTASYVEVHRAQGLEALGDHARAADTFADAIRMMPDGFHRDRGVYMARQAVALAGARAPEQAAAIGMHALTVAADTGSGRITAELARLDSALIPWQREPEVAEFRAAFDTTIAHETRADV, translated from the coding sequence GTGGCTCTGGATCGACGCGCGCTGCTGCGCGGTGGGGTGGGACTGGGGGCTGCGGCCGCCATCGGTATGGGGTCGCTGGCTGCAGCGGACTCGTCGAGTGCCGTGCCGGGCCTGGTCCGCAAGGCGCGGGCGGCCTCCGCGTACGGGTCAACACCGTTGGAGCACCTGCGTCGTACGCGTCGTCTGCTGATCGACAGCGACAACCTGCTCGGCCCCCGCCAGGCTCTCCGGGCGGTCCGGGACCACATCGAGGTCATCAAGGAGCTGCGGATCGACTCGTCGGGAGCCGACCGGCGCGACATGCTGGAACTCCAGACGCAGTACGGCGAGCTGTTGGCCTGGCTCTACCAGGACCTCGGCGATAAGAGCGCGGCCTCGTACTGGCTGGACCGGGCAATGCAGTGGTCGCACACGGTCGGCGACGCCGACCTGACCACGTACGTGATGGCCCGCAAGGCCCAGCTCGCTGGCGACGAGCGGGACCTGACGGATGTCGTCGACCTGGCGGAGGCTGCGCAGCGTGTGGCCCGGCCGCGTAGTCGGCTCGCGGCGGTCGCACGGACGTACGAGGCGTACGGGCACGCGCTGCGCGGCGACGCCGTCGAGAGCGAGCGCGCCATCGACGACGTCCGCAATGCTCTCGACGGGCTCGGGTCCGATCCGACGCCTTGGGGCGTGTGGCTGACCGCCTCCTACGTGGAGGTTCACCGCGCCCAGGGTCTGGAGGCCCTCGGTGACCATGCCCGTGCCGCCGACACATTCGCCGACGCGATCCGGATGATGCCGGACGGCTTTCACCGTGACCGCGGCGTCTACATGGCGCGGCAGGCCGTGGCACTGGCCGGTGCTCGCGCCCCCGAGCAGGCCGCCGCGATCGGCATGCACGCCCTGACCGTCGCCGCGGACACCGGCTCCGGCCGGATCACAGCAGAACTCGCCCGCCTCGACTCGGCCCTCATCCCCTGGCAGCGCGAGCCAGAGGTCGCCGAGTTCCGCGCGGCCTTCGACACCACCATCGCCCACGAGACCCGAGCGGACGTCTAA
- a CDS encoding ATP-binding protein: MTGRNTGRPVPTPRAILMSGLQGAGKTTLARALEEAGFRRLCPDEEMFRRYGHYGRDFPRGQFRVREAPVLKDIALELEELLAAGHDAVVDHGFWTPEERAQWAATVVKAGGEPILIYLPLPHEARWDRIRKRNEQSLIDANAIEFSEEDLLRHAGRFSPPTDDEPHFLYDGHPDSVLALLRRAQQPDADGTVEH; the protein is encoded by the coding sequence ATGACCGGGCGCAACACCGGCCGCCCGGTTCCTACGCCTCGCGCGATCCTCATGTCAGGCCTCCAGGGCGCGGGCAAAACGACCCTCGCTCGCGCCCTGGAGGAGGCCGGCTTCCGGCGCCTCTGCCCCGACGAGGAGATGTTCCGCCGCTACGGCCACTACGGCCGGGACTTCCCTCGCGGGCAGTTCAGGGTTAGGGAGGCACCCGTGCTCAAGGACATCGCCCTTGAGCTCGAAGAGCTCCTGGCGGCCGGACACGACGCCGTGGTCGACCACGGCTTCTGGACTCCGGAGGAGCGGGCCCAGTGGGCAGCGACTGTGGTGAAGGCGGGCGGTGAGCCCATTCTGATCTACCTGCCGCTCCCGCACGAGGCGCGCTGGGACCGGATCCGGAAGCGCAACGAGCAATCGCTGATCGACGCGAACGCCATCGAGTTCAGCGAGGAGGATCTTCTTCGTCATGCGGGACGCTTCTCGCCGCCGACCGATGACGAGCCGCACTTCCTGTACGACGGTCATCCGGACAGCGTCCTCGCCCTGCTCCGCCGCGCGCAGCAGCCGGATGCAGATGGAACCGTAGAACACTAA
- a CDS encoding DUF721 domain-containing protein has translation MTMTSTSNPVDPPVAAGVDLARVALRAAQAQARQQPTTKKPVHRRASSPRGDGRDPLGLGALLGRLVVERAWDVPVAGGRLSDRWATIAPHLAGHVQPAGFDTDTGELLLHADSDAWATKARLDTADIVAAANRAAGRTAVRSVKTLCRPYPAAPSTTRPATTPISAPDSTPPRAVPAAAPEPAVKSAGFLEVLAAHRQAWPGPQTDPTVQAKKERQVRERLREPEELFADGRQALSDLKACTGATTDSSRSSDAARTRALQRLAAERAGLSTITPAAAPRLQHVVQVITDAEAS, from the coding sequence ATGACCATGACGAGCACCAGTAATCCCGTCGACCCGCCGGTCGCGGCCGGGGTCGACCTGGCCAGGGTTGCGCTGCGCGCCGCTCAGGCCCAGGCCCGGCAGCAGCCCACCACCAAGAAGCCGGTACACCGCCGGGCGTCCTCACCCCGGGGTGACGGCCGTGATCCGCTCGGACTCGGTGCGCTCCTGGGGCGCTTGGTGGTGGAACGGGCCTGGGACGTGCCGGTGGCCGGAGGCCGGCTCTCCGACCGGTGGGCCACGATCGCCCCGCACCTGGCCGGGCATGTCCAGCCCGCGGGTTTCGACACGGACACCGGTGAGCTCCTCCTGCACGCCGACTCCGACGCCTGGGCCACGAAGGCACGCCTGGACACTGCGGACATCGTGGCCGCGGCGAACCGGGCCGCTGGCCGGACCGCGGTGCGCAGCGTCAAAACGCTCTGCCGCCCGTACCCAGCAGCACCGAGCACGACACGACCGGCAACAACCCCAATCTCGGCACCGGACAGCACGCCGCCACGTGCAGTACCGGCGGCCGCCCCGGAGCCTGCGGTGAAGTCGGCCGGCTTCCTCGAGGTCCTTGCCGCCCACCGGCAGGCATGGCCAGGCCCCCAGACCGACCCCACCGTCCAGGCCAAGAAGGAGCGGCAGGTCCGGGAGCGGCTGCGCGAGCCCGAAGAGCTCTTCGCCGACGGCCGCCAGGCCCTCTCCGACCTGAAAGCCTGCACAGGCGCCACCACGGACAGTTCCCGGTCCAGTGATGCCGCCCGGACACGGGCCCTGCAACGCCTGGCAGCCGAGCGGGCCGGGCTGTCGACGATCACACCTGCGGCCGCGCCCCGCCTTCAGCATGTCGTCCAGGTCATAACCGATGCGGAAGCATCCTGA
- a CDS encoding DUF4231 domain-containing protein, translated as MARDFDDDAPRRIGDANELVLARQRDADERIYVVTANLVIDAQEQLARRRLLDRIWHAGAAISWLSLLTAVIGTGIAWGTTGDPARFVVGDLICGGLLLMSLLTLVGVYFAGRNVSSLQRLEAHLASQQESLWQQKVKSSPDLDDRRKLYREEVTTAIEQYQADSRKYRAVHNGLQTLIMIGSASTTTIAALDTGKELTWQSVTLTAISFAITVAAMFTGYYKFRERSYFLQQTADAIEEEANAVRLGIGHYSEYGPGRENEALKKFTQRVEDHRNEQRRRQQQLDQPADQATPSSQSPAA; from the coding sequence GTGGCCCGCGACTTCGACGACGACGCGCCCCGCCGGATCGGGGACGCGAACGAACTGGTCCTCGCCCGCCAGCGGGACGCCGACGAACGGATCTACGTGGTGACCGCCAACCTCGTCATCGACGCCCAGGAGCAGCTCGCCCGGCGCCGGCTCCTGGACCGCATCTGGCACGCAGGGGCGGCCATCAGCTGGCTGTCCTTACTCACCGCCGTCATCGGCACGGGCATCGCCTGGGGCACCACAGGCGACCCGGCGCGGTTCGTCGTGGGTGACCTGATCTGCGGTGGCCTGCTCCTGATGTCCCTGTTGACGCTGGTCGGCGTCTATTTCGCCGGGCGGAACGTGTCCAGCCTCCAGCGCCTGGAGGCGCATCTCGCCTCGCAGCAGGAGTCTCTGTGGCAGCAGAAGGTCAAGAGCAGCCCGGACCTGGACGACCGGCGCAAGCTCTACCGCGAGGAAGTCACCACCGCGATCGAGCAGTACCAGGCCGACAGCCGCAAGTACCGGGCGGTCCACAACGGCCTGCAGACCCTCATCATGATCGGCTCAGCCTCCACGACCACGATCGCGGCCCTGGACACCGGCAAGGAACTGACCTGGCAGAGCGTCACCCTGACCGCCATCAGCTTCGCCATCACGGTGGCCGCGATGTTCACCGGCTACTACAAGTTCCGCGAGCGCAGCTACTTCCTCCAGCAGACCGCCGACGCCATCGAGGAGGAGGCCAACGCCGTCCGGCTCGGCATCGGCCACTACAGCGAGTACGGGCCCGGCCGGGAGAACGAGGCGCTGAAGAAGTTCACCCAGCGCGTCGAGGACCACCGAAACGAACAGCGCCGCCGCCAGCAGCAGCTGGACCAGCCCGCCGACCAAGCCACGCCCTCCAGCCAGTCGCCGGCGGCCTGA
- a CDS encoding dihydrofolate reductase family protein has translation MTTRPYVLLSAAMSVDGYLDDASPERLLLSNTDDFDRVDEVRASCDAILIGATTMRTDNPRLLVNSEERRATRIAEGRSEYPLKVTVTRTGNLSSDLKFWHHGGDKLVFTVDEAVEKVRAALGGLADVVSVGTELDWGLVLDDLGRRGVGRLMVEGGGTIHTQLMAQDLADELHLAVAPLLVGQSAAPRFLGAADYPGGTTARMRLLETRAIGDVVLLRYAPGERS, from the coding sequence ATGACAACCCGCCCCTACGTCCTTCTCTCCGCCGCCATGTCGGTCGATGGCTACCTGGACGACGCCAGCCCCGAACGGCTGCTGCTCTCCAACACCGACGACTTCGACCGCGTCGACGAGGTCCGGGCCTCCTGCGACGCGATCCTGATCGGCGCAACAACCATGCGGACGGACAACCCCCGCCTGTTGGTCAACTCGGAGGAACGCCGCGCGACGCGGATCGCGGAGGGCCGGTCGGAGTACCCGCTCAAGGTCACGGTGACCAGGACAGGGAACCTCTCCTCCGACCTGAAGTTCTGGCACCACGGCGGAGACAAGCTGGTGTTCACCGTCGACGAGGCGGTGGAGAAGGTCCGCGCGGCGCTCGGCGGGCTCGCGGACGTCGTCAGTGTTGGTACGGAACTCGACTGGGGCCTGGTCCTCGATGACCTCGGCCGTCGCGGCGTCGGCCGGCTGATGGTGGAGGGGGGCGGCACGATCCACACCCAACTCATGGCCCAGGACCTGGCCGACGAGCTCCACCTCGCCGTCGCCCCGCTCCTGGTGGGGCAGTCGGCTGCCCCACGCTTCCTCGGTGCCGCCGATTACCCAGGCGGCACAACCGCCCGGATGCGGCTGCTGGAGACTCGGGCGATCGGCGATGTTGTCCTGCTGCGCTACGCGCCGGGGGAGCGCTCCTGA
- a CDS encoding deaminase — MRRAIGLAALCPPAAGAYSVGAVIVAEDGTELASGFSREADPREHAEEAALAKVPTGDPRLTTATIYSSLEPCSQRSADRTPCTQRILEAGIPRVVIAWREPPLFVANCVGAEQLAEAGVDVVELPELAKAARAANSHLGLS; from the coding sequence ATGCGGCGCGCGATCGGCCTCGCCGCGCTGTGCCCCCCGGCCGCCGGGGCGTACTCGGTGGGCGCGGTCATCGTCGCCGAGGACGGCACCGAGCTCGCGTCCGGATTCTCGCGCGAGGCCGATCCGCGTGAACACGCGGAGGAGGCCGCCCTCGCGAAAGTCCCGACGGGCGACCCGCGGCTGACCACGGCGACGATCTACTCGTCCCTGGAGCCGTGTTCCCAGCGAAGCGCTGACCGTACTCCGTGCACGCAGCGGATCCTTGAGGCCGGGATCCCGCGCGTCGTCATCGCTTGGCGCGAACCGCCGTTGTTCGTTGCCAACTGTGTGGGGGCCGAGCAGCTCGCCGAGGCGGGCGTGGACGTCGTGGAGCTGCCGGAACTCGCAAAGGCCGCACGAGCCGCGAACTCGCACCTGGGGCTCTCGTGA
- a CDS encoding GntR family transcriptional regulator: protein MSRADNRPPYARIAGHYRDLIESGALVAGTLLPSIKNLSEEWSVSTATVEKALRVLKEERLVAGIHGIGTEVIGTQVSLSSGAERHDRSSRTQSSWGVGEKSSGHTAGVVPAPVDVAEVMGITPGAEVIRRSRVYRDAHGIVSHSTSWIPIRFAVEIPDLARSERLKGGISLDLIARVTGRHAVRRVDEETARIATTHDLELLELEAGTVAAILVLTARFLDSNGELLEYGVDLGAPGRTRRTTSEVLR, encoded by the coding sequence GTGAGCCGGGCCGACAACAGACCTCCGTACGCACGGATCGCAGGTCACTATCGAGATCTGATTGAGTCCGGCGCGCTGGTCGCCGGCACACTCTTGCCGAGCATCAAGAACCTGTCGGAGGAGTGGTCCGTCAGCACAGCCACGGTCGAGAAGGCCCTGCGCGTCCTCAAGGAAGAACGCCTGGTTGCCGGGATTCACGGCATTGGCACGGAAGTGATCGGCACGCAGGTATCCCTCTCCTCTGGAGCTGAACGACACGACCGCAGCAGTAGGACCCAGTCGTCCTGGGGGGTCGGGGAGAAGTCGTCCGGTCATACGGCTGGTGTGGTGCCGGCCCCGGTCGATGTCGCCGAGGTCATGGGGATCACACCTGGTGCCGAGGTGATTCGCCGAAGTCGCGTTTACCGTGATGCGCACGGAATCGTCTCCCACTCGACCTCGTGGATCCCGATCAGGTTCGCCGTGGAGATCCCGGACCTGGCACGCAGCGAGCGCCTCAAAGGAGGCATCTCGCTGGACTTGATCGCCCGGGTGACAGGGCGGCACGCTGTACGCCGCGTGGACGAGGAGACCGCTCGCATCGCCACAACGCACGACCTCGAGCTCCTGGAGCTGGAGGCTGGCACCGTGGCGGCAATCCTGGTGCTGACCGCACGGTTCCTTGACTCGAATGGTGAGCTGCTGGAGTACGGCGTGGACCTGGGCGCCCCTGGCCGCACCCGGCGAACCACGTCCGAGGTTCTGCGATGA